In one Streptomyces sp. NBC_01288 genomic region, the following are encoded:
- the hisI gene encoding phosphoribosyl-AMP cyclohydrolase, protein MTSTPQPSSLDPDIAARLKRSADGLVPAIAQQYDTGEVLMLGWMDDEALHRTLTTGRCTYWSRSRQEYWVKGDTSGHFQHVKSVALDCDADTVLVKVDQVGAACHTGARTCFDADVLLKDGADSSAAPVEK, encoded by the coding sequence ATGACCAGCACGCCCCAGCCCAGCAGCCTCGATCCCGATATCGCCGCCCGCCTCAAGCGCAGCGCCGACGGGCTCGTCCCCGCGATCGCCCAGCAGTACGACACCGGTGAGGTGCTCATGCTCGGCTGGATGGACGACGAGGCGCTGCATCGCACCCTGACGACGGGCCGCTGCACGTACTGGTCCCGCAGCCGCCAGGAGTACTGGGTGAAGGGCGACACCTCCGGCCACTTCCAGCACGTGAAGTCCGTCGCCCTGGACTGCGACGCCGACACGGTCCTCGTGAAGGTCGACCAGGTCGGCGCGGCCTGCCACACCGGCGCCCGCACCTGCTTCGACGCGGACGTGCTCCTCAAGGACGGCGCTGATTCCAGTGCCGCCCCCGTGGAAAAGTAG
- a CDS encoding ArsR/SmtB family transcription factor: MTSKETRAITDLGTLKAFAHPLRIKLYRALHVARTATASQLSDQVDEAVSLVSYHLRKLAEHGLIEEAERQGEDGRERWWQPASEGLTVRHEDVKDAPEKLAAQGALTRILLEQRVDLYRRHLDESESWSDEWRSAGFEGEYLPRLNASELAEMQGELDTLINKYQARGRAAETAGDTQGRENVAIHLYGFPFRA, encoded by the coding sequence ATGACCTCGAAAGAGACCCGTGCCATCACCGATCTGGGCACGCTCAAGGCGTTCGCGCACCCGCTGCGCATCAAGCTGTACCGGGCGCTGCACGTGGCCCGTACCGCGACCGCCTCGCAGCTCTCCGACCAGGTCGACGAGGCCGTGTCGCTGGTCAGTTACCACCTGCGCAAGCTCGCCGAGCACGGGCTCATCGAGGAGGCCGAGCGGCAGGGCGAGGACGGCCGGGAGCGCTGGTGGCAGCCGGCCTCGGAGGGCCTGACCGTTCGGCACGAGGACGTCAAGGACGCCCCCGAGAAGCTCGCGGCCCAGGGAGCGCTCACCCGGATCCTGCTGGAGCAGCGCGTCGACCTCTACCGGCGCCACCTCGACGAGTCCGAGTCCTGGAGCGACGAGTGGCGCTCGGCCGGCTTCGAGGGCGAGTACCTCCCGCGTCTGAACGCGTCCGAACTCGCCGAAATGCAGGGCGAGTTGGACACCCTGATCAACAAGTACCAGGCCAGGGGACGAGCCGCCGAGACGGCGGGCGACACCCAGGGCCGCGAGAACGTCGCCATCCACCTGTACGGCTTCCCGTTCCGCGCCTGA
- the hisB gene encoding imidazoleglycerol-phosphate dehydratase HisB, with protein sequence MNRVGRVERATKETSVLVEIDLDGHGKVDVSTGVGFYDHMLDQLGRHGLFDLTVKTEGDLHIDSHHTIEDTALALGAAFKQALGDKVGIYRFGNCTVPLDESLAQVTVDLSGRPYLVHTEPENMAPMIGEYDTTMTRHILESFVAQAQIALHVHVPYGRNAHHIVECQFKALARALRYASERDPRAAGILPSTKGAL encoded by the coding sequence ATGAACCGCGTAGGACGTGTGGAGCGGGCGACCAAGGAGACGTCGGTCCTCGTCGAGATCGATCTCGACGGGCACGGCAAGGTCGACGTGTCGACAGGAGTCGGCTTCTACGACCACATGCTCGACCAGCTCGGCCGGCACGGTCTGTTCGACCTCACGGTGAAGACCGAGGGCGATCTGCACATCGACTCGCACCACACCATCGAGGACACCGCCCTCGCCCTCGGCGCCGCCTTCAAGCAGGCGCTCGGCGACAAGGTCGGCATCTACCGCTTCGGCAACTGCACGGTTCCGCTGGACGAGTCCCTCGCGCAGGTGACCGTCGACCTCTCCGGCCGCCCGTACCTCGTGCACACCGAGCCCGAGAACATGGCGCCGATGATCGGCGAGTACGACACCACGATGACCCGGCACATCCTGGAGTCCTTCGTCGCCCAGGCCCAGATCGCGCTGCACGTGCACGTGCCGTACGGGCGCAACGCGCACCACATCGTGGAGTGCCAGTTCAAGGCCCTCGCCCGTGCCCTGCGGTACGCCTCCGAGCGCGACCCGCGCGCGGCCGGCATCCTCCCCTCCACGAAGGGCGCGCTGTGA
- the hisF gene encoding imidazole glycerol phosphate synthase subunit HisF gives MTLAVRVIPCLDVDNGRVVKGVNFQNLRDAGDPVEMAKVYDAEGADELTFLDITASSGNRETTYDVVRRTAEQVFIPLTVGGGVRTAEDVDKLLRAGADKVGVNTAAIARPELIREIAERFGRQVLVLSVDARRTESGSFEVTTHGGRKGTGIDAVEWAHRAAELGAGEILLNSMDADGTKDGYDLEMIAAVRKHVTVPVIASGGAGKLADFPPAVAAGADAVLAASVFHFGDLRIGEVKQALREAGHPVR, from the coding sequence ATGACGCTCGCCGTACGAGTCATTCCCTGCCTGGACGTGGACAACGGCCGGGTCGTCAAGGGCGTCAACTTCCAGAACCTGCGCGACGCGGGCGACCCCGTCGAGATGGCCAAGGTCTACGACGCCGAGGGCGCCGACGAGTTGACCTTCCTGGACATCACCGCGTCCTCCGGCAACCGCGAGACGACGTACGACGTGGTCCGCCGCACCGCCGAGCAGGTCTTCATCCCGCTCACGGTCGGCGGCGGCGTCCGCACGGCCGAGGACGTGGACAAGCTGCTGCGGGCGGGCGCGGACAAGGTCGGCGTCAACACGGCGGCGATCGCGCGCCCCGAGCTGATCCGGGAGATCGCGGAGCGGTTCGGGCGACAGGTGCTGGTGCTGTCGGTGGACGCGCGGCGTACGGAGTCCGGTTCCTTCGAGGTCACCACCCACGGCGGCCGCAAGGGCACCGGCATCGACGCGGTCGAATGGGCGCACCGGGCGGCCGAGTTGGGGGCGGGGGAGATCCTGCTCAACTCGATGGACGCGGACGGCACGAAGGACGGCTACGACCTGGAGATGATCGCGGCGGTCCGCAAGCACGTGACCGTGCCGGTCATCGCCTCCGGGGGCGCGGGCAAGCTCGCGGACTTTCCGCCGGCGGTGGCGGCGGGGGCGGACGCGGTGCTCGCGGCTTCCGTCTTCCACTTCGGGGATCTGCGGATCGGCGAGGTCAAGCAGGCGTTGCGGGAGGCGGGTCACCCGGTGAGGTGA
- a CDS encoding histidinol-phosphate transaminase — MSFGIDDLPVRDELRGKSPYGAPQLDVPVRLNTNENPYPLPEALVDRIAERVREAARDLNRYPDRDAVELRTELADYLTKTGGHRVGVENVWAANGSNEVIQQLLQTFGGPGRTAIGFEPSYSMHALIARGTGTGWISGPRNEDFTIDLAAAERWIAENKPDVVFVTTPNNPTGNAVPPETVLALYEAAQAAKPSMVIVDEAYIEFSHGDSLLPLLEGRPNLVVSRTMSKAFGAAGLRLGYLAAHPAVVDAVQLVRLPYHLSAVTQATALAALEHTDTLLGYVEQLKSERDRLVGELRAIGCEVVESDANFVQFGRFADSHTAWQKILDQGVLVRDNGIPGWLRVSAGTPEENDAFLDAVRELMSSMGDTPTPPKEQST; from the coding sequence GTGAGCTTCGGAATCGACGATCTTCCCGTACGGGACGAGCTGCGCGGCAAGTCCCCTTACGGCGCGCCCCAGTTGGACGTCCCCGTACGGCTGAACACCAACGAGAACCCCTACCCGCTGCCCGAGGCACTGGTCGACCGGATCGCCGAGCGGGTTCGTGAAGCCGCCCGCGATCTCAACCGCTACCCGGACCGGGACGCGGTCGAGTTGCGCACCGAGCTGGCCGACTACCTCACGAAGACCGGGGGTCACCGGGTCGGCGTCGAGAACGTGTGGGCGGCCAACGGTTCCAACGAGGTCATCCAGCAACTGCTCCAGACCTTCGGCGGGCCCGGCCGTACCGCGATCGGCTTCGAGCCGTCGTACTCGATGCACGCGCTCATCGCGCGCGGCACGGGGACCGGCTGGATCTCCGGCCCGCGCAACGAGGACTTCACGATCGATCTCGCCGCCGCCGAGCGCTGGATCGCCGAGAACAAGCCCGACGTCGTGTTCGTCACGACCCCCAACAACCCCACGGGCAACGCCGTTCCGCCCGAGACGGTCCTCGCGCTGTACGAGGCCGCGCAGGCCGCCAAGCCGTCGATGGTGATCGTCGACGAGGCGTACATCGAGTTCAGCCACGGCGACTCGCTGCTGCCGCTGCTCGAAGGGCGGCCGAATCTCGTCGTCTCGCGGACGATGTCGAAGGCGTTCGGCGCGGCGGGCCTCCGCCTCGGCTATCTCGCCGCACACCCGGCCGTCGTCGACGCCGTCCAACTCGTACGGCTGCCCTACCACTTGTCGGCCGTGACCCAGGCGACCGCGCTGGCCGCACTGGAGCACACCGACACACTGCTGGGATACGTCGAGCAGCTGAAGTCCGAACGGGACCGGCTGGTGGGCGAGTTGAGGGCCATCGGCTGTGAAGTCGTCGAGTCCGACGCGAACTTCGTGCAGTTCGGGCGGTTCGCGGACTCGCACACCGCCTGGCAGAAGATCCTCGACCAGGGCGTCCTGGTCCGGGACAACGGCATCCCGGGGTGGCTGCGGGTCTCCGCCGGAACCCCCGAAGAGAACGACGCGTTCCTCGACGCGGTCCGTGAGTTGATGAGTTCTATGGGGGACACCCCCACACCCCCGAAGGAGCAGAGCACATGA
- a CDS encoding TIGR03085 family metal-binding protein — MSTFAKRERLLLADLLETAGPDAPTLCEGWRTRDLAAHVVVRERRADAAGGIMIKQLAPRLERVMTEFAAKPYEELIQLIRTGPPRFSPFQLKQLDEASNTVEFYVHTEDVRRAQPEWTPRELDPVFQDALWSRLERMARLMGRSAPTGLVLRRPDGQTAVAHKGAPVVTVTGEPSELLLFAHGRQSVAKVELDGDENAIAKLQEAKQLGI; from the coding sequence ATGTCGACCTTCGCCAAGCGTGAACGACTTCTTCTCGCCGATCTCCTGGAGACCGCGGGCCCGGACGCCCCGACTCTCTGCGAGGGGTGGCGGACCCGCGACCTCGCCGCGCACGTCGTGGTGCGCGAGCGCCGCGCCGATGCCGCCGGCGGCATCATGATCAAGCAGCTCGCGCCGCGACTGGAGCGGGTGATGACGGAGTTCGCGGCGAAGCCGTACGAGGAGCTGATCCAGCTCATCCGTACAGGCCCGCCGCGCTTCTCGCCGTTCCAGCTCAAGCAGCTCGACGAGGCGTCCAACACGGTCGAGTTCTACGTCCACACGGAGGACGTACGGCGGGCACAGCCGGAGTGGACGCCGCGCGAGCTGGACCCGGTGTTCCAGGACGCCCTGTGGTCGCGGCTGGAGCGTATGGCCCGGCTGATGGGCCGTAGCGCGCCGACCGGGCTGGTGCTGCGCCGCCCGGACGGGCAGACGGCGGTCGCCCACAAGGGGGCGCCGGTCGTGACGGTGACCGGTGAGCCCTCGGAGCTGCTGCTGTTCGCGCACGGGCGGCAGAGCGTGGCCAAGGTGGAGCTGGACGGCGACGAGAACGCGATCGCCAAGCTCCAGGAGGCCAAGCAGCTGGGGATCTGA
- the hisH gene encoding imidazole glycerol phosphate synthase subunit HisH, which yields MELSAAKNASKKVVVFDYGFGNVRSAERALARTGAEVEITRDYDKAMNADGLLVPGVGAFAACMQGLKEARGDWIVGRRLAGGRPVMGICVGMQILFARGIEHGVETEGLDEWPGSVEPLQAEIVPHMGWNTVDTPAGSQLFAGLDTDARFYFVHSYAVHDWSLDVVNPAMRAPLVTWSTHGKPFVAAVENGALWATQFHPEKSGDAGAQLLNNWIGTL from the coding sequence GTGGAGTTGAGCGCGGCGAAGAACGCGTCCAAGAAGGTCGTCGTCTTCGACTACGGCTTCGGGAACGTCCGTTCCGCCGAGCGTGCCCTCGCGCGCACGGGTGCCGAGGTCGAGATAACGCGTGACTACGACAAGGCGATGAACGCGGACGGGCTGCTCGTGCCCGGTGTCGGCGCCTTCGCCGCCTGCATGCAGGGCCTCAAGGAGGCGCGCGGCGACTGGATCGTCGGCCGTCGGCTGGCCGGCGGGCGCCCGGTGATGGGCATCTGCGTCGGCATGCAGATCCTGTTCGCGCGGGGCATCGAGCACGGCGTGGAGACCGAGGGCCTGGACGAGTGGCCCGGCTCCGTCGAGCCGCTCCAGGCCGAGATCGTGCCCCACATGGGCTGGAACACCGTGGACACCCCGGCGGGCTCACAGCTCTTCGCCGGCCTCGACACGGACGCGCGCTTCTACTTCGTGCACTCCTACGCCGTCCACGACTGGTCCCTCGACGTCGTGAACCCGGCGATGCGCGCCCCCCTGGTGACCTGGTCGACGCACGGCAAGCCCTTCGTGGCCGCCGTGGAGAACGGCGCCCTGTGGGCCACGCAGTTCCACCCCGAGAAGTCCGGCGACGCCGGAGCGCAGTTGTTGAACAATTGGATCGGAACCCTCTGA
- a CDS encoding RidA family protein, translating into MTELRRVSTGAPWEDAFGYSRAVELPNGLVLVSGCTSIVDGEIAGGGPYEQTVNAFNVAFSALDQLGLGPADVVRTRMYITHARDVEDVGRAHKELFDAIRPAASMIIVSGFVDPSLVVEVEVEAYRSGTEGGGSA; encoded by the coding sequence GTGACCGAACTACGACGCGTGTCGACCGGCGCCCCCTGGGAGGACGCCTTCGGCTACTCCCGCGCGGTGGAGCTGCCGAACGGCCTGGTGCTGGTCTCCGGGTGCACGTCGATAGTGGACGGCGAGATCGCCGGGGGCGGTCCCTACGAGCAGACGGTCAACGCGTTCAACGTCGCGTTCTCGGCGCTGGACCAGCTGGGTCTCGGCCCCGCCGATGTGGTGCGCACCCGTATGTACATCACCCACGCCCGGGACGTCGAGGACGTGGGCCGCGCACACAAGGAACTCTTCGACGCGATCCGGCCCGCCGCGTCCATGATCATCGTCTCCGGCTTCGTCGACCCGAGCCTGGTCGTCGAGGTCGAGGTGGAGGCGTACCGCTCCGGTACCGAGGGCGGAGGTTCGGCATGA
- the priA gene encoding bifunctional 1-(5-phosphoribosyl)-5-((5-phosphoribosylamino)methylideneamino)imidazole-4-carboxamide isomerase/phosphoribosylanthranilate isomerase PriA: MPSKLELLPAVDVRDGQAVRLVHGESGTETSYGSPLEAALAWQSSGAEWLHLVDLDAAFGTGDNRKLIAEVAGAMDIKVELSGGIRDDDTLAAALATGCTRVNLGTAALETPEWVAKVIAEHGDKIAVGLDVRGTTLRGRGWTRDGGDLYETLGRLNSEGCARYVVTDIAKDGTLQGPNLELLRNVCAATDRPVVASGGVSSLDDLRAISELVPLGVEGSIVGKALYAKAFTLEEALEAVAR, encoded by the coding sequence ATGCCTTCGAAGCTCGAACTCCTCCCCGCCGTGGACGTCCGCGACGGCCAGGCCGTCCGCCTGGTGCACGGCGAGTCCGGGACCGAGACCTCCTACGGCTCCCCCCTGGAGGCCGCCCTCGCCTGGCAGAGCTCCGGCGCCGAGTGGCTGCACCTCGTCGACCTGGACGCCGCGTTCGGCACCGGCGACAACCGCAAGCTCATCGCCGAGGTCGCCGGCGCCATGGACATCAAGGTCGAGCTGTCCGGCGGCATCCGCGACGACGACACCCTCGCCGCCGCCCTCGCCACCGGCTGCACCCGGGTGAACCTCGGCACCGCCGCGCTGGAGACCCCGGAGTGGGTCGCCAAGGTCATCGCCGAGCACGGCGACAAGATCGCGGTCGGCCTCGACGTACGCGGCACGACCCTGCGCGGACGCGGCTGGACCCGTGACGGCGGCGACCTCTACGAGACGCTGGGCCGCCTCAACTCCGAGGGCTGCGCCCGCTACGTGGTCACCGACATCGCCAAGGACGGCACCCTCCAGGGCCCCAACCTGGAGCTGCTGCGCAACGTCTGCGCGGCCACCGACCGCCCGGTCGTGGCCTCCGGCGGCGTGTCCTCGCTCGACGACCTCCGCGCCATCTCCGAGCTGGTCCCCCTCGGTGTCGAGGGCTCCATCGTCGGAAAGGCCCTGTACGCGAAGGCGTTCACCCTGGAAGAGGCTCTGGAGGCGGTGGCCCGGTGA
- a CDS encoding MFS transporter, producing MTGTLIAPADAPGRAAHRDPNVLRWLAAYTSSMVGDSVYYIALSWAAVQQGSPAQAGAVMAVSAVPRALLMLGGGVIADRFGPRRVVIGSDAVRCAAVLAVAALLFLTSPGLWPLALLAVMFGTVDAVFMPAVGALPARVTSRDQLARVQGMRGLAIRFANVVGGPLGGLGVAIGGAATAFAFAGLLIAVSVPLLISVRMRELPADDKADALGGTADTGAAAGGRGTAPGAGVVSAADSEARGTTAPAKTDARPASPVDDLRAGLRYIRGHRVLAPLMLAIALGDLGFVGPLNVGLTLLADERGWGASGMGWVLSGFGVGAGAAALLLTVRGRLPYAGWLAGCSIVAGSVAIGALAFVPSVLAAVGVALLIGLLAGLSGALCGALLQTQADPAYLGRVTAVSGLVSLGFAPLSMPLSAAAIGVWGTGPVFVVSAVVCGLGGAIALCVRDLRRAELPG from the coding sequence GTGACCGGCACCCTCATAGCCCCCGCCGACGCCCCCGGCCGCGCCGCCCACCGCGACCCCAACGTCCTGCGCTGGCTCGCGGCCTACACGTCCTCGATGGTCGGCGACAGCGTGTACTACATCGCCCTGTCCTGGGCGGCCGTACAGCAGGGCTCGCCCGCACAGGCCGGTGCCGTGATGGCGGTGAGTGCCGTGCCGCGGGCCCTGTTGATGCTGGGCGGGGGAGTGATCGCCGACCGGTTCGGGCCGCGCAGGGTGGTCATCGGGAGCGACGCGGTGCGCTGCGCGGCGGTGCTGGCGGTGGCCGCGCTGCTGTTCCTGACGAGCCCGGGACTGTGGCCGCTGGCGCTGCTCGCCGTGATGTTCGGAACGGTCGACGCCGTGTTCATGCCGGCCGTGGGCGCACTCCCCGCGCGCGTGACGAGCCGCGACCAACTCGCGCGCGTGCAGGGCATGCGGGGGCTCGCCATCCGGTTCGCCAACGTCGTCGGCGGTCCGCTCGGCGGCCTGGGTGTCGCGATCGGCGGCGCGGCGACGGCGTTCGCGTTCGCCGGACTGCTGATCGCCGTGTCGGTGCCGTTGCTGATCTCCGTACGGATGCGGGAACTGCCCGCCGACGACAAGGCCGACGCGCTCGGCGGCACCGCCGATACGGGTGCTGCCGCGGGCGGTCGTGGCACGGCGCCCGGTGCGGGTGTCGTAAGCGCGGCCGACTCCGAAGCGCGTGGCACCACCGCCCCCGCCAAAACCGACGCCCGCCCGGCATCCCCTGTCGACGACCTCAGGGCCGGACTGCGCTACATCCGGGGCCACCGTGTCCTCGCCCCGCTGATGCTGGCCATCGCGCTCGGGGACCTCGGTTTCGTGGGCCCGCTCAACGTGGGCCTGACCCTGCTGGCGGACGAGCGCGGGTGGGGCGCGTCGGGCATGGGCTGGGTGCTCTCAGGCTTCGGGGTCGGCGCGGGGGCGGCGGCCCTGCTGCTGACCGTGCGGGGCCGGCTTCCGTACGCGGGGTGGCTGGCCGGCTGCTCGATCGTCGCCGGCTCCGTCGCCATCGGCGCCCTCGCCTTCGTCCCGAGCGTCCTCGCGGCCGTCGGCGTCGCCCTGCTCATCGGGCTGCTCGCCGGTCTCAGCGGAGCCCTGTGCGGCGCCCTGCTCCAGACCCAGGCCGACCCCGCCTACCTCGGCCGGGTCACCGCCGTCTCCGGCCTGGTCAGCCTCGGGTTCGCCCCGCTGAGCATGCCGCTGTCGGCCGCGGCGATCGGCGTGTGGGGCACGGGCCCGGTGTTCGTGGTCAGCGCGGTGGTCTGCGGTCTCGGCGGGGCCATCGCACTGTGCGTCCGCGACCTGCGGCGGGCCGAACTGCCCGGATGA
- the hisD gene encoding histidinol dehydrogenase, translating to MISRIDLRGDALPEGPALRDLLPRADFDVSAALEKVRPICEAVHHRGDAALIDFAEKFDGVRLESVRVPAQALSDALEQLDPAVRAALEESIRRARLVHREQRRTTHTTQVVPGGTVTEKWVPVDRVGLYAPGGRSVYPSSVIMNVVPAQEAGVESVALASPPQAEFDGLPHPTILAACALLGVDEVYAVGGAQAVAMFAHGTESCAPANMVTGPGNIWVAAAKRYFTGKIGIDTEAGPTEIAVLADDTADPVHVAADLISQAEHDPLAAAVLVTDSVTLADAVEKELEPQVAATKHIEDRIAPALAGRQSAIVLVDGIDEGLRVVNAYGAEHLEIQTADAAAVADRVRNAGAIFVGPWSPVSLGDYAAGSNHVLPTGGCACHSSGLSVQSFLRGIHIVDYTKDALADVAHHVVTLAEAEDLPAHGAAVKARFVGDEQMSRGWKVPGK from the coding sequence GTGATCTCCCGAATCGATCTGCGCGGCGACGCCCTCCCCGAGGGACCCGCCCTGCGCGACCTGCTGCCCCGAGCCGACTTCGACGTCTCGGCCGCCCTGGAGAAGGTGCGGCCGATCTGCGAGGCCGTGCATCATCGGGGCGACGCGGCGCTGATCGACTTCGCCGAGAAGTTCGACGGCGTGCGGCTGGAATCGGTACGGGTCCCGGCGCAGGCGCTCAGCGACGCGCTGGAGCAGCTCGACCCGGCGGTGCGCGCGGCCCTGGAGGAGTCCATCCGGCGCGCCCGGCTCGTCCACCGTGAGCAGCGCCGCACGACGCACACCACGCAGGTCGTGCCCGGCGGCACGGTCACCGAGAAGTGGGTGCCGGTGGATCGGGTGGGGCTGTACGCGCCCGGCGGGCGGTCCGTCTACCCGTCGTCCGTGATCATGAACGTGGTGCCCGCGCAGGAGGCAGGCGTCGAGTCCGTCGCGCTCGCCTCCCCGCCGCAGGCCGAGTTCGACGGGCTTCCGCACCCGACGATCCTCGCCGCCTGCGCGCTGCTCGGCGTCGACGAGGTCTACGCCGTAGGCGGCGCCCAGGCCGTCGCGATGTTCGCCCACGGCACCGAGTCCTGCGCCCCGGCCAACATGGTCACCGGGCCCGGCAACATCTGGGTCGCCGCCGCCAAGCGCTACTTCACCGGCAAGATCGGCATCGACACCGAGGCCGGCCCGACCGAGATCGCGGTCCTCGCCGACGACACCGCCGATCCGGTGCACGTCGCCGCCGACCTGATCAGCCAGGCCGAGCACGACCCGCTCGCCGCCGCCGTCCTGGTCACGGACTCCGTGACGCTCGCGGACGCCGTCGAGAAGGAACTCGAACCACAGGTCGCGGCCACCAAGCACATCGAGGACCGGATCGCCCCGGCGCTGGCCGGCCGGCAGTCCGCGATCGTCCTCGTCGACGGCATCGACGAGGGACTCAGGGTCGTCAACGCCTACGGCGCCGAGCACCTGGAGATCCAGACCGCGGATGCCGCCGCGGTCGCCGACCGGGTGCGGAACGCGGGCGCGATCTTCGTCGGACCCTGGTCGCCCGTCTCGCTGGGCGACTACGCGGCCGGCTCCAACCACGTGCTGCCGACCGGGGGTTGCGCCTGCCACTCCTCCGGGCTCTCCGTGCAGTCCTTCCTGCGCGGCATCCACATCGTCGACTACACGAAGGACGCGCTGGCGGACGTAGCGCATCACGTGGTGACGCTGGCGGAGGCGGAGGACCTGCCCGCGCACGGCGCGGCGGTCAAGGCGAGGTTTGTCGGAGACGAACAAATGTCGCGTGGTTGGAAGGTGCCCGGCAAGTGA
- a CDS encoding anthranilate synthase component I, with translation MDLETFRKLATDRRVIPVTRKLLADGDTPVALYRKLAAERPGTFLLESAENGRSWSRYSFVGVRSAATLTARDGQAHWLGTPPVGVPADGDPLAALRATIETLHTPHQEGLPPFTGGMVGYLGYDIVRRLEKIGPGERDDLKLPELTMLLTSDLAVMDHWEGSVLLIANAINHNDLDTGVDEAYADAIARLDTMEADLSRAVAQPPAQLPPSELPEYTALWGGPDFKEAVEDIKERIRAGEAFQVVPSQRFETPCTASALDVYRVLRATNPSPYMYLFRFDGFDVVGSSPEALVKVEDGRAMVHPIAGTRHRGATPQEDQALADELLADPKERAEHLMLVDLGRNDLGRVCEPGSVEVVDFMSVERYSHVMHIVSTVTGRVAPGRTAFDVLTACFPAGTLSGAPKPRAMQIIDELEPSRRGLYGGCVGYLDFAGDSDTAIAIRTALLRDGTAYVQAGAGIVADSDPEMEDQECRNKAAAVLRAVHTANRLGQ, from the coding sequence ATGGACCTTGAGACGTTCCGCAAGCTGGCCACCGACCGTCGCGTCATCCCGGTCACCCGCAAGCTCCTCGCCGACGGCGACACCCCGGTCGCGCTCTACCGCAAACTCGCCGCGGAGCGCCCCGGCACCTTCCTCCTGGAGTCCGCGGAGAACGGCCGCTCCTGGTCCCGGTACTCGTTCGTCGGCGTCCGCAGCGCCGCCACCCTCACCGCCCGCGACGGGCAGGCCCACTGGCTCGGCACCCCGCCCGTGGGCGTCCCGGCCGACGGCGACCCGCTCGCCGCCCTGCGCGCGACCATCGAGACCCTGCACACGCCCCACCAGGAGGGCCTGCCGCCCTTCACCGGCGGCATGGTCGGCTATCTCGGCTACGACATCGTCCGCCGCCTGGAGAAGATCGGCCCCGGCGAGCGCGACGACCTCAAACTCCCCGAGCTGACCATGCTCCTCACCAGCGACCTCGCCGTGATGGACCACTGGGAGGGCTCGGTCCTGCTGATCGCCAACGCGATCAACCACAACGACCTCGACACCGGCGTCGACGAGGCCTACGCGGACGCGATCGCCCGCCTCGACACCATGGAGGCGGACCTCTCCCGCGCGGTGGCCCAGCCGCCCGCCCAGCTCCCGCCCTCCGAGCTCCCGGAGTACACCGCGCTGTGGGGCGGCCCCGACTTCAAGGAGGCCGTCGAGGACATCAAGGAGCGCATCCGCGCGGGCGAGGCCTTCCAGGTCGTCCCCTCGCAGCGCTTCGAAACACCGTGCACGGCAAGCGCGTTGGACGTGTACCGGGTGCTGCGGGCGACCAACCCGTCGCCGTACATGTACCTGTTCCGCTTCGACGGCTTCGACGTCGTCGGCTCCTCCCCGGAGGCCCTCGTCAAGGTCGAGGACGGCCGTGCGATGGTCCACCCGATCGCCGGCACCCGGCACCGCGGCGCGACCCCGCAGGAGGACCAGGCCCTCGCCGACGAACTCCTCGCCGACCCCAAGGAGCGCGCCGAACACCTCATGCTGGTCGACCTCGGGCGTAACGATTTGGGCAGGGTCTGCGAGCCCGGCTCGGTCGAGGTCGTCGACTTCATGTCCGTCGAGCGGTACTCCCACGTGATGCACATCGTCTCGACGGTGACCGGCCGCGTGGCACCCGGCCGTACCGCCTTCGACGTCCTCACGGCCTGCTTCCCGGCCGGCACCCTCTCGGGCGCGCCCAAGCCCCGCGCGATGCAGATCATCGACGAACTGGAGCCGTCCAGAAGGGGGTTGTACGGCGGCTGTGTCGGCTACCTCGACTTCGCGGGCGACTCCGACACCGCCATCGCCATCCGTACGGCCCTGCTCCGCGACGGCACCGCCTACGTCCAGGCGGGCGCCGGCATCGTCGCCGACTCGGACCCCGAGATGGAGGACCAGGAGTGCCGCAACAAGGCGGCGGCGGTCCTCCGCGCCGTGCACACGGCGAACCGGCTCGGGCAATAG